The stretch of DNA GCTTGCGGCGGCGGAGAGCATGGGGGCGGCCCCGCGGACAGCGGCGTCGGCGTGAAGGAGTGCGACGACTACATCGCCGCGTTCCACGCCTGCCTGCCGAAGCTGCCCGAGGCGGGCCGCGACACGCTCAACAAGGCCCTCGACGCGCAGACGGAAGGCTTCAAGCAGACGGCCGCGACGCCCGAGGGCAAGAGCTCGCTGGTCGGCACCTGCAACACGCTGCTCGAGAACCTGAAGAAGAACCCGGCCTGCCAGTAGGCCGTTCGCGTACGTCAGTCGGTGGGCGTCTCGAGCGCCCACGACCGGCACCCCCGCGGCGCGTTCACCGGATTGCAGCGGCCCGGCGCGCCGTCGGGGATCGCGACCTGGTATCCGGTACCGAAGTCCGGGTTCGGCACCGGGTAGTCGGTGCTGACGTACTGGGCCCCGCTCGCCAGCGCCGCTTCGCGCGGCGCGGTGTCGCCGCTGCGGGCCTCGCGCGTGTCGCCGTCGGCCCGTGTGCGCACGATGTAGCCCGTGGCGACGAGGTCCGGGATGTCGGTGTCGCCGATCGGGTCGTTGCGCTTGACGAAGGCGGCGTCGGGCGCGCCGGGATCGGCGTTCGTGAAGAGCACGCGGCCCTCGAGGCTCGGGCGGCCTTCCCGATAGAGCGCCGACTTGGCGCCGCCGTTGTCGAGCGCGAACAGCACGCGGCCGCGGCTCTCGCGCAGCGACGGCCAGCCGCGCGTGCGCACCGCCTCGTCGAGCGTCGCGGCCTTGCCGCGCACGTCGTCGGGCGTGATCAGCCGCTCCGGCGGGAAGACGCTGCGGATCTCGGCGTCGAGCGCGTCGAGCTCCGGCCCGAGGATCGGGATCGGGATCGCGAAGTCGAGGCCGGGGTCGGGAATCGGGTCGTCCTTCAGCTCGACCATGATCATGATCGGCAGGTGGCCGCGGTTGGCGTCGGACCACGCCTTCACCGTGCGGAGGCAGTCGACGAAGGTGAGGCACGTGGTCTCGAAGTCGACGTCCTGCGTGTGCAGGACCTTGAAGCCCGGCGCGAGCAGCTCGGGGATGTTCGTGTCGGGGTCCCGGCCGATGACGGTGAGGGCGCCGCGGCGCGCGTAGAGGCCGCCGTGCGGGTCGGCGAAGACGTCGAGCTCGATCTGGCGGATGCCCTGCGTCTCGAGCTGCTCCTCCAGCGGGACGTGCGTGTACTCGACGTCGAGGAAGAGCGGGCTGAAGGCGACCAGGATGGGGAACAGCTGCGGGCCGGGTTGGATATGGTAGCTATTGTGCGTTCCCAGCACCTGCACCTGGTTGAGCGCCACGCAGCGGTCGGCGATCGAGCGGCCGAGGCGGGCGAGCCGCCTCGCGCGTGCGGGCCGCGCGCGGCGGGCGCGCTCGATGCGGCGCTCGAGGGCCTCGAGCTTGCTGGCCGCACGGCGGCAGCGCGCGGTCTTCACGGGGGCGGCGTCGGCCGGCTCCGGCACGAGGAGATCGGCGCACGGCGCGGCGGCGAGGACGGCGACGGCGAGCACGGGGGCGAGCAGACGAGTCCGCATCGGATTCCGGCTTCCCATCCGCTGCGCGAGCCGGTCAAGTCGCGCCGCCCCGTGCGTGGCGCGTGCCGTGTCGGATGCGCGGTCGCGAGGCGCGTCCGCGAGGCGCGTCCGCGTGGCGCGTCCGCGTGGGCGATGGTAAGTCGGCCGACCATGGCGTCCGATCCCTTCGCGCGATTCGCGGAGAAGATGCGCGGCGCGGGGCTTCCCGGTCTCGCGATCGAGACCTTCCGGCACGCGTTCACGCGCTTCGCCGCCGGCGAGCAGGGCACCATCTCGTGCCGCGACATCAGCCCCGTCGACGACCTGCCGCGCAGCACCGAGCTCCACGACGTGCGCGACGCCGGCCGCGTCGCGCTCGACCGTACCGTCGTCGTGAAGCTGAACGGCGGCCTCGGCACGACCATGGGCATGACGCAGGCGAAGTCGCTTCTGCCCGCGAAGGACGGGCACTCGTTCCTCGACGTCATCGTCGGCCAGGTCCTGCACCTGCGCCGCGAGCACGGCTGCCGCCTGCCGCTCGTGCTCATGAACAGCTTCCGCACCCGCGACGCCTCGCTCGCCGCGCTCGCGAGGTATCCGACGCTGCCGGTGCTCGGCATCCCGCTCGACTTCCTCCAGCACAAGGTGCCGCGCATCACGCGCGACGGGCTCGCGCCGGTGTCGTGGCCGCGGGAGCCGGAGCACGAGTGGTGTCCGCCCGGGCACGGCGACATCTACGCGGCGCTGGAGACGTCGGGCACGCTGGCGGCGCTGCTCGACGGCGGCTTCGAGCACGCGTTCGTGTCCAACGCCGACAACCTCGGCGCCGTGCTCGACCTCGACATCCTCGGCTGGTTCGCGTCGAGCGGCGCACCCTTCGCGATGGAGGTCGCCGAGCGGACCGAGGCCGACAAGAAGGGCGGGCACCTCGCGCGCGGCCGTGACGGCGGACTCCTCCTGCGCGAGAGCGCGCAGTGCCCCGAGGACGAGAGGGCCGACTTCCAGGACATCGCCGTCCACCGCTACTTCAACACCAACAACCTGTGGGTGAACCTGCGCGCGCTGCGCAGCGCGCTCGACGCCTACCGCGGCGTCCTGCCGCTGCCGCTGATCGCCAACGAGAAGCCGGTCGATCCCGACGATCCGCGCTCGCCCCGCGTGGTGCAGCTCGAGAGCGCGATGGGCGCCGCGATCGCGATCTTCCCCGGGGCCCGCGCGCTCTGCGTGCCGCGGGCGCGGCTCGTGCCGGTGAAGACCACGTCCGACCTGCTCGCGCTCTGGTCCGACGCCTACCTGCTGGCGCCGGACTGGCACGTGGTCGTGTCGCCGCGGCGCACGCTGGGGCCGCTCTACGTCGATCTCGACCAGACCTTCTTCCGCCAGGTGCCCGAGCTGGAGGCGCGCTTCCCCGCCGGGGCGCCCTCGCTCGTCGACTGCGCGCGCTTCGTCGTCGAGGGCGACGTCCGCTTCGCCGGCCGG from bacterium encodes:
- a CDS encoding phosphatidylinositol-specific phospholipase C1-like protein, which translates into the protein MRTRLLAPVLAVAVLAAAPCADLLVPEPADAAPVKTARCRRAASKLEALERRIERARRARPARARRLARLGRSIADRCVALNQVQVLGTHNSYHIQPGPQLFPILVAFSPLFLDVEYTHVPLEEQLETQGIRQIELDVFADPHGGLYARRGALTVIGRDPDTNIPELLAPGFKVLHTQDVDFETTCLTFVDCLRTVKAWSDANRGHLPIMIMVELKDDPIPDPGLDFAIPIPILGPELDALDAEIRSVFPPERLITPDDVRGKAATLDEAVRTRGWPSLRESRGRVLFALDNGGAKSALYREGRPSLEGRVLFTNADPGAPDAAFVKRNDPIGDTDIPDLVATGYIVRTRADGDTREARSGDTAPREAALASGAQYVSTDYPVPNPDFGTGYQVAIPDGAPGRCNPVNAPRGCRSWALETPTD
- a CDS encoding UTP--glucose-1-phosphate uridylyltransferase; translation: MRGAGLPGLAIETFRHAFTRFAAGEQGTISCRDISPVDDLPRSTELHDVRDAGRVALDRTVVVKLNGGLGTTMGMTQAKSLLPAKDGHSFLDVIVGQVLHLRREHGCRLPLVLMNSFRTRDASLAALARYPTLPVLGIPLDFLQHKVPRITRDGLAPVSWPREPEHEWCPPGHGDIYAALETSGTLAALLDGGFEHAFVSNADNLGAVLDLDILGWFASSGAPFAMEVAERTEADKKGGHLARGRDGGLLLRESAQCPEDERADFQDIAVHRYFNTNNLWVNLRALRSALDAYRGVLPLPLIANEKPVDPDDPRSPRVVQLESAMGAAIAIFPGARALCVPRARLVPVKTTSDLLALWSDAYLLAPDWHVVVSPRRTLGPLYVDLDQTFFRQVPELEARFPAGAPSLVDCARFVVEGDVRFAGRAVARGNVTLRAGDGARVVPDGAVLEG